From a single bacterium genomic region:
- a CDS encoding S41 family peptidase yields the protein MNRRAALRGGAILIVLAVGFIAGIYTDQAYPDYLPYFGHRSVAQVDLTPLQQAVRLIQADYVDGKVDPGKLTQGSVRGLVAALGDPFSAYYDPAQYKRLQDSYQGRYSGIGIYLSFTADHPLITGTVPGSPAAAAGLQKGDEIVKVGEKDTKGITADEAASLIQGPDGTTVTLTISRGDQAFSVSIKRAEIRVPTVRSTVIANHVLYVHIYQFGSDTAADFASALTSGLPGATGVVLDLRGNPGGFVTAADAVISQFVTSGETFELRDRSGNVERHEVTGQHLAPTVPLVVLVDANSASASEIVAGSLQAHHRARLVGATTYGKGSVQQDFELSDGADVHLTVKRWYLPDGRTIDHRGLTPDFNVTLPSGNIAFDVTQPSLGYTKDTQLNAALALLPPG from the coding sequence ATGAATCGCCGCGCCGCCCTCCGGGGTGGCGCCATCCTGATCGTCCTCGCCGTCGGGTTCATCGCCGGGATCTACACCGACCAGGCGTATCCCGACTACCTGCCGTACTTCGGGCACCGCTCGGTGGCGCAGGTCGACCTGACCCCGCTGCAGCAGGCGGTGCGCCTGATCCAGGCGGACTACGTGGATGGCAAGGTCGATCCCGGAAAACTCACCCAAGGGAGCGTGCGAGGACTGGTCGCGGCCCTGGGCGACCCGTTTTCGGCCTACTACGACCCGGCGCAGTACAAGCGGCTGCAGGACTCATACCAGGGCCGCTACTCGGGGATCGGCATCTATCTCAGCTTCACCGCCGACCATCCGTTGATCACCGGCACCGTGCCCGGTTCGCCCGCGGCGGCCGCCGGATTGCAGAAGGGCGATGAGATCGTCAAGGTGGGGGAGAAGGACACCAAGGGCATCACCGCCGATGAAGCGGCCTCCCTCATCCAGGGGCCGGACGGAACCACGGTCACGCTCACCATCTCGCGCGGCGATCAGGCCTTCTCGGTCAGCATCAAGCGAGCCGAGATACGCGTGCCCACGGTACGGTCGACCGTGATCGCCAACCACGTGCTGTACGTGCATATTTACCAATTTGGATCAGACACCGCCGCCGACTTCGCATCGGCGCTGACGAGTGGCCTTCCGGGCGCGACCGGGGTCGTCCTCGACCTGCGTGGCAACCCCGGTGGATTCGTCACGGCGGCGGACGCGGTCATCAGTCAGTTCGTGACGAGTGGCGAGACTTTCGAGCTTCGCGACCGGAGCGGCAACGTCGAAAGGCATGAGGTCACGGGTCAGCACCTGGCGCCCACCGTGCCTTTGGTGGTGCTCGTGGATGCCAACAGCGCATCGGCATCAGAGATCGTGGCCGGTTCCCTGCAGGCCCATCACCGGGCCAGGCTGGTGGGGGCCACGACCTACGGCAAGGGATCGGTGCAGCAGGACTTCGAGCTCAGCGATGGAGCGGACGTCCATCTCACGGTCAAGCGGTGGTACCTGCCGGACGGCCGGACGATCGACCATCGGGGCCTGACCCCTGATTTCAACGTGACTCTGCCCAGCGGCAACATCGCGTTCGATGTGACCCAGCCCTCGCTGGGTTACACAAAAGACACGCAGCTCAACGCGGCGCTGGCCCTGCTCCCCCCTGGGTAG